From the genome of bacterium:
GTCGCCGTTTTGATCGAACGCGGCCGCATTACACAGATCCGGCCGGCCTCCTCCGCGCGGACCCCGGGCGACCGGGTCGTGGTGCACGATCATCCCGGCCTAACCCTGATGCCGGGTCTCATCGACACCCACGATCACATTGCCCACTTCGGCCACGACTTCCGGCGGCGGTTCAACTTGGCACCCAGCCTGGCGGTCCTGCAAGTCGCCCGGTGGGCCACCGAGACGCTCCTCGCCGGCATCACGACGTTCCGGGACGCCGCGGGGGCGGATCTCGGCTTGAAGACGGCAATCGACGAAGGGCTCCTCGCCGGCCCGCGGATGCTGATCAGTCTCGTGATCATCACGCAGACCGGCGGCCACGGCGACCTGATCCAGCCGTGCGGGCTCACGTCGGATTTTCCGAGGCTACCCGGAGTGCCGGACGGCATCGCGGACGGCCCCGACGGATGCCGCAAGAAAGTCCGCGAAATCATCCGGCTCGGCGCGGACTGGATCAAGATAGCCACGACGGGCGGTGTCGGATCGCCGCGCGGCGGACCGGCGACGCGGCAGTTCACGCTCGAAGAGCTTCGTGCGATGGTGGACGAGGCGCACGCGGCCGGCAAGGGTGTGATGGTTCACGCGCACGGCGGCGACGGGCTCAAGATCTGCCTCGAGGCGGGCGTCGATTCAATAGAACACGCCGCGGTCGCCGACGAGACTGACATCGAGCGCATGGCGCGCCAGGGCGTGTGGTTGGTGCCGACGCTCAGCGTCACGCAGCGGATGAAGGAACGTCTCGATGCCGATCCGCGATCCCTGCCGGCCTACGTCGCGGCCAAGCTGCCGGCCGTCCTCAAGACGCAGCAGCGCAACTTCCGCCGGGCGCTCGAAGCCGGTGTCAAGATCGCGATGGGCACGGATGCCGGCGCCCTCGGGCACGCCCAGAACGGCAGAGAATTGCCCTACATGGTCCAGGCCGGCATGACGCCGATGCAGGCGATCGTCGCCAGCACCGCCGCGGCCGCTTCGCTCCTGGGCATGGCCGACGACCTGGGCACCGTCGAACCCGGCAAGCGGGCGGACTTGATCCTGGTTGATGGCGATCCGCTCGAGGACATCGCCGCCGTCGCGGATCCGACGCGAATCACGCTGGTGATGAAGGACGGGGTCGTCCACAAATTCCCTGAGCCGAGCCGGTGAAGGCCATTCGGAGGTTGTAAGATGGCGCGCAAATGGAACCTCGCCCTCATGAGCTACAAAGAGATCGGTGCGATCCCGAAAGATCGCGCCGTGTTGATGGTCCCGATCGGGTGCGTTGAGCAGCACGGGCCGGCCGGCTACACCGGTGCCGACACATTTCTTGCCGACTATCTCTGCCGGCGTACGGCGGAAGGTCTGGAGGATGTGTACGTCGCGCCGCCCCTATGGTACGGCTATACCCCGTACACGGCATTCCCGGGAACGGTGACGCTGCGCCTTGCGACCCTCGAAGCCCTAGTCCGGGACGTGGTCGGTGGATACGTGGTCCACGGCTTCCGCCATATCATCATTGTGAACAACCACGGCCCGAACGAGGCCGCGATCGAACCGGTCGCCGCGGAGATGCGGCGGCAGCACGGCATTGTGATCAGTATCCTGTACCCTTGGCGCCTCGCCGAGCACTTCGGCCGTGAGATCATTCCAAACGCCGCTCACGTGTTCGGGCACGGCGGTGAACCGACGATCTCGGTTATGCTGGCGCTCCACCCGGAGGCCATCACGATAGATGGACACGGCGAGAGGCGGGGTTACGTAAGAGACGCCGGGCCGATCTCCGCGTCATCGTATCGCACGGCGGCCTTCCAGGGATTTTCGATCGGTTTGTTCAGCGAAGCCGCGGAGGTACTCCCGAGCGGAGCCAGCGGCGATTGGACTGCGGCGTCCGCAGAGCGCGGCGGGGAGGTTCTCGACCGCATGGTGGCGTACGCGCGGGAGTTCGTGCCGGCATTTCTGCGTTTCAGTCAAGGCCGGCAGTCGGCCGCCGGATCAAGCTCGGCGGTGCGCGAACGACGCGACGTTCGCCCGGGCCGGTCCGAATGAGCGGGTCGCCGTCCGTTTCGTTTTCGACGCCGCGGCGCACGCCTTATCGTCCGGCGTTCCTCAAGAACTCGAGGATCGCGACCGTATCCTGGTTGAACATCCAGGACTCGATGACTCGTTTGTCCTGCACGGTGAACACGAACGCCTCCGGGACATCCAGCGCGCTCCCGTCGGGTCCGACCGCGAGCTGCCGGCCGATCACCACGACGTGATCCTGGGCCGCCTCAAGAAACTCGAACAGGCGGGGGCGCGTCGTGCCGATGTCTTCGAAGAGACTCGGAGGTTTCAGGCCCTCCCACGTCCGGTAAAATCCCTCCACGTGTTCGACGGCCCCCGAATGTCCATGGAAACGGCCGCCGTATGGCAGCGAGCGTGCCTCGTGGATCGACACCTCGGGGTGGTAGGCCTCCAGGAGGGCCGCTCGGTCGCGCCGCCTCACCGCATCAAACAACCGCTTCACAACATCAACTCGCTCCGACATCGCGCATCCTCCTTGTGATGGGCTTCCGTTGGGGATGGGCTTTCATCCGGTGACCGTCGCTACGGCGGGTTCTGCGACGGCTGGACGCCCGCGAGGCGCAGCGTGGCATGGTACGTCGCGGTTATCAGGAGATCGACGTAATCGGGCGGGACCTCCTTCGCCGCTACGTGCCGGCGAACCGCCGCGAACGGCGCGTCGAGCACGGCGAACGTGACGATGCGCACCGTGCGGGCATCCGTACGTTCACACAACCGCCGGCTGAAGTCACGAAACTCGCCGTCGATCTGTTGCCGCAGCGCCCGGGCACGCCGCTCCATGCGGGGTGGCCAGCCGTGCCGGACAAAGTCCTGCCGCCGGTAGAGTTGCAGCACCCGCGCCTCCGCGAGATTGGCACGCACCCGTTGCGCGAGGTACAGGGCGGCGGCCAGTCCGGCATCGCGGGCTTCGGGCCCCCGAAGGACCTCGAAGTAGGCGTTCTGGAACGACTCCGCCGCGCTCAACCACACCTCGCCGAGGAGCACCGCGCGCGACTCGAATCGGTGGTAAATTGAGCCGATCGGCGCGCGAATCGCCCGAGCAATCGCGCTTACGGACGCCGCCGCGGGGCCGTGGGCGGCGACCAGGTCTCGCGCCGACGCCAGGATCTGGGCTTCGTCGAATTTGGGGGCTCTCGGCATGAATTTAGAATATATATTCTAGAATGGACTGTCAACGTACGCCGATGCCCGCGAGCAACGGAGCGCGCTGCCGGCGGCCGGCGGTGCCGGTCACGCCGGTGTCGTGGGTGTCCGCGCGGCCGCAGGTCGCCGTCATCGGCCCACCGAACACCGGCCTCTGATCCGGTGCAGGCGGTCCGGGTTTGGGGGAGCGCGATGGCTCGTCGACCGAGGAAGCCGAGCGCGAAACGACGGACGGCCGGGCGGCCTGTCCGCGAGGATGGGCCCGGAGTCGGCCCGCCGCCGCGGCGCCGTCACAACCTTCCGATCCAACTCACGACCTTCATCGGCCGCGAGCGGGAGATCGCCGGCGTCCAACGGCTGCTGACGACCGCCCCGTTGCTGACCCTCACGGGCGCCGGAGGCGCCGGCAAGACCAGGTTGGCTCTTCGGGTGGCCGCCGAATGTCTTGAGCAGTACCCGGACGGCGTGTGGTTTGTCGATCTGGCACCGGTCGCCGATCCGGCGCTCGTCCCCAGCAGCGTCGCGGCCGCGCTCGGCGTCCCGGAGCAGCCGGGCCGTCCATTAGCCGACACGCTGGCCGCTTACCTGCGAACGAGCCGCCCCCTGCTGGTCTTGGACAACTGTGAGCACCTCCGCGCGGCGTGTCAGGCTCTCGCCGATCGTCTGCTGCGGGCGAGCGAGACTGTTCGGGTGCTCGCGACCAGCCGGGAGGCGCTCGGAGTCGCGGGGGAGATCACGTACCGTGTCCCGCCGCTACAGTTTCCCGCTGCGCGTCACGCGGCATCCGCCGCGGATATGGTCCGGTATGATGCGCTGCGCCTCTTTACCGAACGGGCCGCGCTCGCGCAGCCGGAGTTCACCGTTACCGATGACAGTGCTCCGACGATCCTGCAGATTTGCCGGCGGCTGGATGGCATGCCGCTCGCCATCGAGTTTGCCGCCGCCCGCGTGGCGGCGCTGTCCGTTGAGCAGATCGCCGCGCGGCTCGACGACCGGTTGCGGCTGTTGACGGCGGGGTCGAGGCAAACCCTCCCCCGGCATCAGACGTTGCGCGCGACGCTGGATTGGAGCCACGATCTGCTGACGGAGCGCGAACAGACGTTGTTCCGGCGGCTCGCGGTCTTCGCCGGCGGGTTCACGCTGGAGGCGGCTGAACGAGTCTGCCCCGGCACCGGCATCGCGGAGCAGGACATCTTGGACCTCTTGACGCGCCTTGTCGACAAGTCGCTTGTCGTCTTCGATCAACGTCGCGGCGACCCCCGATACCGGCTGCTGGACAGTGTGCGCCAGTACGGCCAGGAGCGGCTCGAAGCGTCCGACGACACCGAGGCCATCCGGCGGCGGCATCGCGATTGGTACCTGGACTTTGCCGACCGCGCAGGCGACGCACTGCGCGGACACGCGCAAGACCTGTGGCTGAGCCGGATGGAGACGGAGCACGACAACCTCCGGGCGGCGCTCGCGTGGAGCAAAGCGGCCGGCGACATCGCCGGGTGGCTGCGGTTGACCGGTGCGCTCACCTGGTTCTGGTTCATGGGCGAGCACTGGGGCGAGGGGCGGCGGTGGGTGGAGGACGCGCTCGCGGCCGGCGGGACGGCGGAGCCGCTGAGCCGGCGGACCCGCTGGGGGGCCATGCTCTTTGCGCTCGCGCAGGGAGACATCCCGCGCGTGGAAGAGCTGACCGGAAACCTGAATTTCACCGGTGCGGGCCGGGACGACCAGGTATTTGGCATTGTGGCGCGCATCGCCAAGGGCAACATCGCCGCCGACACCGGGATGGACCATGGGGTCCGGCCCCTCGAAGAAGCGGTCGCCCAAGCGCACGCGCTGGGTGATCGATGGCTCCTTGCGTTCGCCCTAACGCAACTATCGGTCGCCCTGCGAAAGCGCGGTCACTACGACCGCGCGGTCGATCTCTGCGCCGAAAGCGCGCGGCTGTTCGAGGCGCTTGGAGACCGGTGGCGTCATTCGATCGCGCTGCGCAACTTGGGCATCACGATGCTGCGCCGCGGCTCGTATGACGAGGCGGTGGACGCCTACGCGAAGAGCATCCGGCTCCGCGCTCCGGAGCAAAACCGATGGGTCGTCTTTCAAGGGCTCGAGGGGCTGGCGTGCGTCGAATGTGCGCGCGCCCACTATGAACGAGCCGCCGTTCTGTTCGCCGCGGCGGCACCCGTCCAGGAGGCGCTTCGAGCCCGGCGGGACTCGGACTTCCTGGCCGAGGTTCAGCGCTACGGCGATCGCGCACGCATGTCTTTGAGCGGACGGGCATTCGAAGCGGCCCAGATCGCGGGCCGCGCGATGACTCTGGAACAGGCCATCGAATACGCGCTGCCACCGGCCAAATCAGAACCGGCGTCCCTCGGGCAGGAGGATAGAGGGCCGGCCGATTCCTCGCTCACGGGTCGTGAGCGCGAGGTCGCCCGGCTCGTCGCGCGCGGGTTGACCAACCGGCAGATTGCCGCGGCCTTGGTGGTGTCCGAGCGTACGGCCGAGGGTCACGTCCAGAGCATCCTCAACAAACTGAGCTTCAACACCCGCGCGCAGGTGGCCGTCTGGGCCGTGGAGCACGGACTGCACCTATCTTCGGCCTGACCCGCCGGGCCGGACCTCCGGCCGCGCTCGCTACCTACACTGGAAAACACGTACCGGGCTCCCAGAAAACACGTACTTCCCCCGGTGACGCGGCGCCTGGGTCTCTCGTACGTTGGCATCGGATCGCGCATTGATTCTTCACGTGAAGGGGGAACGGCGCATGCCGAGGGGTTACGCGCAACCCGAGGTTTTGGTGGATACGGACTGGCTCGGCGACCACCTGCAAGACCCCGCGGTGCGGGTGATCGAAATTTCCGAGGACGTCACGCTCTACGGTCAGGGGCACATTCCCGGGGCCGCGCATATCAACTGGCAGACCCAGCTCCAAGATCGGGTCCGTCGCGACTGGATTTCCAGAGAGCAGTTCGAGAATCTGCTCGGGTCCTACGGCATCGACAACGCCAGCACGCTGGTGCTGTACGGCGACAAGAACAACTGGTTCGCCGCGTACACATTCTGGCTGTGCAAGATGTTCGGGGTCGACCGCGTCCGCATACTCAACGGCGGCCGGGCGAAGTGGATCGCGGAAGGCCGCCCCATGGCTACCGATGCGCCGGTGTATCCGCGCGCGCTGTTCCGCGCGAAAACTCCGGATCTCAGCGTCCGCGCTTTTCGCGACCAGGTGCAGGCGCGCATCGAGGCGCCCGGCGTGGCGCTCGTCGACGTCCGTTCGCCCCAAGAGTTCAGCGGCGAACTGATCGCGATGCCGGCCTACCCGCAGGAGGGGGCGCAGCGCGGCGGCCACATCCCGGGCGCACGCAACATTCCGTGGGGGCAAAATGTCCGCGAGGACGGCACGTTCAAAGAGGCCGACGATCTTCGCCGCCTGTACGAGAGCCGCGGCGTCCACCCGGACAACGAGGTGATCGCCTACTGCCGCATCGGCGAGCGCTCGTCGCTCACCTGGTTCACGCTGACGTACCTGCTCGGGTACCCTCGCGTCCGCAACTACGACGGGTCGTGGACGGAGTGGGGGAGCCTGGTCGGCGCGCCGGTCGAGAAGACCGCTTAGCCGCACGTATTTCGATCTGAGAGGTGCAACGATGAATTTGAGACTCGTTCAGTTCAGCTTGGGCCCGGGGAGCCGCTCGGCAGCCGAAGCGATAGCCGACAAGATCGTCCCCGCCATTCGATCGCAACAGGGCTGCGACCGATGCGAGTTCTTCGCCGACAACGAAACGGGCGACTACGGTCTGGTCGTATTGTGGGCGTCGAAGCAGGCCGCCGACGCCGCCGCCTCAGTGATCGGTCCCGTTTTGAGGCCGGTCCTGGCCGACGCGAAGGCGCCACACAACATCAAACTGTTTGAGGTGTACCAGCCGAAGACGAGGTAGCTGCGGCAGGGTACCTCTTGAATTCGTTTACGGGAGCACGGCGGCGAGACGGCGGATACCTTCCTCAATGTCCCCGTCCGGTATCGCCCCGTACCCGAGGAGTACCCCCGCGCGGCGCGGGCGGCGGAGGAAGTCACGCGTCGCCGGATATACCCCTGCTCCGGCGCTTGCGGCACGCTCGACGAGCGCAGCAAGCCTGCCGACCGGGATTCGGCGAAACCACATCAACACTTGGGTTCCGGCATCGGTACCTGTGATGTCGACGCGGACGGCCAGATGTGTCCCGGCCGCCGCAAGAAGTGCCGCCCGGCGCTTCGCGTACACCCTGCGCGAGCGGCGTAGAGCGCGCTCGAAGTGACCGCCCGCCATGCGCCCGCAACGTTCCGCGAGCGACACCCCGACGGCGGCGAATTCCTCGGGCCGGTATCCGGCGACGATCCCCACGATCAGGCGGCCCTTCGACACTACATCGCCGGCGCGGAAGCACCGGAGGCACGCGTCATGGGTGGGAATCCGGCGCTGATCATCTGGCCCCGGGAAGAACTTCGGCCACCGATAGTAGTTCGATGCGCGCAAATAGTGGTCTCGGGCCTTACTCCGTGTCCGGCGTTGGCCGCTTTTCCGGCATGGTGTTCCAGCGAGGCGGCCATCGCGTGTCGCAAGATGCGGGACTCGACGGCAGCGGTTCGTAAGCGGAGCGGAACACCGCGTGGCGTGTAGAGGAAGGCAGGTGTACGCAATGAAGTGAGGCACGGCCCGACGTCAGAGCAGGGTGGGGCCCGCATGACAGACGCGGTGATCGCCGATCGTCTTCAATTTACGTTTACCGTCATGTTCCACTACCTCTTCCCGATCCTCACGATGGGACTGGCTCCGCTGATCGTCGTCCTCCGGACGCTGCACCTAATCCGGGGGGAGGCGCGCTGTGGCGCGGCGGCCCGCTTCTGGACTCGCATCTTTGCGCTCAACTTCGCCATCGGGGTGATCACAGGGATCCCGATGGAGTTTCAGTTCGGCACCAACTGGGCGCAGTTTTCGGCCTACGCCGGAGGCGTGATCGGACAGTTTCTCGGCCTCGAAGGCGTATTCGCGTTCTTCCTCGAGTCGACGTTCCTTGGGATCGTGCTGTTCGGCGAAGGCCGCGTCCCGCCCCGGCTACATTGGCTCGCGACGGTGCTGCTCGCGGCCGGGGCTTGGCTGTCGGGCTTGTTCATCACTGCCACAAACGCCTGGATGCAGCACCCGGTTGGCTATCGTCTTGCGCCGGACGGAACGGCGCAGGTCGCGAGCCTGGGCGCGATGCTCGGCAACCCGTTCCTCTGGTGGCAGTACGCCCACGTGATCAACGGCGCCGTACTCTCCGCCGCCGTCGTGATGGCGTCGATCGGCGCGTACTACCTGCTTGCCGGCCGCCACGTAGAGTTCGGACGGCTCTCGGTCGCCCTCGGGGTGGGGGTGGGGGTGGTGTTCTCGCTGACGCAGCTGTTTCCGACCGGCGACATGAACAGCCGGAACGTGACAGCCTATCAACCGGTCAAACTCGCCGCGATGGAGGGCCTGTTCGAGACGCGGTACGGCGCGCCGCTTGCGATCATCGGGATGCCGTCGACGACGGAGCGCAAGCTGCTGGATCCGGTCTTCGTGCCGGACGCGCTGAGCTTCCTCGCCTACGGCAACCTGCGCGCTGAGGTCAAGGGTCTCAACGACTACCCCGAGATGGACTGGCCACTCGTGCAGATCACCTACTACGCCTACCACATCATGGTGGGGCTGGGGACGATCCTCATCGTCGCCCTCCTGCTCGGGGTGCTGCTGTGGTGGCGCGGGATCTTGTTCACGAGCCGGTGGTTTCTCTGGGTGTTGATGCTGTTGCTTCCGTTCCCCTATATCGCGAATGAGGCCGGCTGGGTTGTGACCGAGGTCGGCCGCCAGCCGTGGCTGGTGTACGGCCTGCTGCGGACGGCCGCGGGCGGCTCGCCCACCGTCGAAGCCGGAGAGACGATCTTTACCGTCCTGGGATTCGCCGGCACGTACGCCCTGCTCGGCGTCCTCGCCGTTTTCCTGGCGATACTGCTCGTGCTGCGCGGGCCCGACGAGCCGTCGTCCGCGGCGGCGGTGCGCTGATGGCGATGTTCTGGTTCGTCATTCTCATCGTGCTCCTCGTGGCATACGCGATCCTGGACGGGTTCGACCTGGGCGTCGGGGTCCTGCACTTGGCGGTGGCGCGGACGGACGCCGAGCGGCGAACGGCGCTCAACGCGATCGGGCCGGTGTGGGACGCCAACGAGGTGTGGTTGCTCGGCTTTGGGGTCGGGACCTTCCTCGCTTTTCCCCGCGCCTTCGCCGTGGGGTTCAGCGGATTCTATCTGCCGTTGATGGTCGTTCTGTGGCTGCTGATGGGCCGCGGCGTCGCGCTCGAATTTCGCCACCATATCGCCGATCCTTTGTGGCAGGGGGCCTGGGACGTCGTGTTTTCGGTGACCAGCCTGCTCCTCGCGTTGTTTTACGGCATCGCAGCCGGCAACGTAGTGACCGGCGTCCCGATCGGCGCCGACGGGTACTTCCAGGGCCTGTTCGGGTGGCTGCTGAATCCGTACGCCCTCGTCATGGGCCTGTTCAGCGTGGCGCTGCTCATGCTCCACGGCGCCTACTATTTGTGCCTGAAAGCGGACGGCCCGCTTGGTGAGCGCGCGCACCGCGTGGCGGAGCCGTTGTGGACCGTCGTGCTGGTGCTGGCGATCGTGCTGACCGTTGCGACGTTTGCGCTTCGGCCCGAGCTGCTGGGGAACTATCGCGTCTATCCGATCTGGCTGCTCGCCCCGCTCGCGGCCGCGGTATGCCTTGTCGTGACGCGGCGGGCGCACCAGCGGCGCCGGTACGGCGCGGCGTTTTTGGCGACGAGCGGGATTATCGCGGCACTGCTCACTGCGACGGCAATCGGCGCCTACCCGTACCTCTTGCGGTCGCAGCCGTTTCCCGAGCGCAGCCTGACCGTGGCCAACGCCGCCGCGGCGCCGGCCGGACTCGCCGCGGCGACACTGTGGCTGCTTCCCGGTGTGTTCCTCATTATCGTCTACCAAGTGGTCGTGTACCGGGTGTTCGCCGGCAAGGTACGGATGGACGCCGGGGCGCACTACTGAGGCGGAGGCAGCCCGGCCATCATCCCCGCGGGCCGCCCGCGCGGTGACGTTGTGGCGAGAGGAGCGGTGACGTGGACGTGGAGCTCGTTCTGGACGGCGTGACGGCGCGGGTGACCTTGCTCGAGATGGCGGCGCCGCGCACCACGAAGGCGCTGTGGGAGGCGCTTCCGATCAGCGACCGCGCCGTGCAGGTCAAGTGGTCGGGCGACGCGTGGCGGACCGAAGGCGACTACGACATCGGCATCACCGCGGTCGAGAACGAGGGACACGTGCTGGCGGCCGGCGATCTCATCTACTACCCGCGGATGAAGAAGATCGGTCTGGCCTATGGGCGCGCGGAGTGGCGTCACCCCGACCTTTCGTTCGCGCTCCACGTGTCCGTGATCGGCAGGGTGAGCTCGCAGCTCGAGGCCGTCGTCGCCGCGAGCCGGCGCGTCTGGCTCGAGGGCGCGCGTCCGCTGCGGCTGAGCCGGGCAGAGTAGGCTGCGGCCGGCCGGTCAGGAACGGAGCCGCGGGTCGAGCGCGTCCCGAGCGCCGTCGCCGAGCAAATTGAGCCCGAGGATCGTGATCATGATCGCCATCCCGGGGGCCAGGGCGATCCACGGGGCCTGATCGAGGAAGGGGTAGCCGTAGCGCAGCATCGAGCCCAAGGACGCGGTCGGGGGCTGGGCGCCCAGCCCGAGGAACGAGAGCGACGCTTCCGTCAGAATGGCAAAGCTCACGGTCAGCGTGGCTTCGATCGTGACGAGCCCCAGCAGGTTGGGCAGCAGGTGACGCCGCATGATGCGGATCCCGGTGGCGCCGGTCGCCGTGGCGGCTTCGATGAACTCCATTTCCCGGAGCACCCGCACCTGTCCGCGGACAAGCCGCGCGAATCTCGGCATGGCCACCACCGCGATCGCGAGCGTGGCGTTGGCGAGATTCGGTCCGAGCACGCCGACGATGGCCACCGCGAGCACCATCGCCGGGAACGCGAACAGCAGGTCCGCCAGCCGCATCAGCGCTGTGTCGACCCACCGGCCCCAGTATCCGCTGACGAGCCCCGCCGAGACCCCCCCGCAGGCGGCCAGCGCGGTGGCGGCCAGTCCGACCCCGAGCGAAATCCGTCCGCCGGCCAAGAGCCGGCTCAGGATGTCCCGTCCCAGGTCGTCGGTGCCCAAGGGCCAGGCGGTCGAGGGCGGCTGGAGCATCACCGAAACGTGCACCGCCTCGGGCGAAACCCGGTCGAGCGCGGGGCCGAGGAGCGCCGCCAGGAACGCGGCGGCGCAGATTCCTCCGCCGAGCGCGGCGAGCCTGTGGCGCTCCACGAGCCGTCCGCCGCGCGCGGCGAACCCGGCCTGATCACTCATACTTGAGCCGCGGGTCCGCCCACGCGTAGAGCACGTCGGCGAGGAAGTTCGCCCCGATCAGCGCCAGCGCCATGAACAGCGTCGCCGCCTGCAAGATCGGCAGGTCCCGGCTGAGGACCGAATCGACCGCGAGACGGCCGATCCCGGGCAGCGTAAAGATCGTTTCCGTGACGACGGCGCCGCCGAGGAGGCGGCCGGTCTCTAGAGCGACCACGGTGATGATCGGAATAAACGCGCCGCGCAAGATGTGCCGCGCGACGACGCGCGGCTCCCTGAGCCCCTTCGCCCGCGCCGTCTGCACGTACTCCGCCCTCGCGACGTCGAGGACGCTCATGCGGACGATGCGGAGCACCACCGCGGTGTAGGGCACCGCTAGGGTCACGGCGGGCAGGATCATGAGCCGCAGATTCGCGCCGAGGTCCCGCCACGGCGGCACATATCCGGCCGGCGGCAGCCAGTGGAGGTCGACGGCAAAGAACAAGATCAGGAGAAGGCCGAGCCAGAACGCCGGCATGGCGAGGCCGAGAGACGCCAGCGCCGAGATCAGGCCGTCGGCCAGGGTGTTCCGGCGAAGCGCCGCGGCGACCCCCAGCGGGAGCGCCGCCGCCACCGCCCCGCCCATCGCGAGCGCCGTCAGCTCGAGGGTGACCGGCAGGCGCGCCGCGATCTCCGGCGCGACGTAGGCCCGGGACCGGTACGAGTACCCGAGGTCGCCGCCCAGCGCGTGGAGGAGCCATGTCTCGTACTGGAGGTACAGCGGTCGATCCAGACCCAGCTGGTGCCGGAGGTCTTGGGCGACCTGCTGGGCCTGCATGTCCTCCGGCAGGAGCAGCGTGACCGCGTCACCCGGTGCGAAGTGCAGCATCAGAAAAATGCCGATGCTCAGGAGCAGGAGCATCGGCACCGTGACGGCTATACGACGGACGAGGAACCGGAGCATCGCCGCGGCGGGCTCACACCTGCATCCACACGGCGCCGAACCGCAGCATCGTGTCGGGGACGACGGGGAGGTCGTGCACCTCCTTGCGCGTCGCGGTCATCAGGTTTTCGAAGACGAGGAAGACCCACGGAGCATCGTCCACGACCAGCCGCTGAATGTCCCGGTAGACGCGGACGCGTCCGGGTCCGTTCGGAATCGCCCGGCTCTGCTCGAGCAGCCGGTCCACCTCGTCGTTCCGGTACGTCATCGAGTTCACATTGCCGCGGGAGCTGAAGTGGTTGTACATCGTGCCGTCGATGTCCGGGCGCGGCGTCCACGATCCGATGACCGCTTCGTAACGCTTGCCCGTGATGCGGGCCTGGAGCGTGGTCAACTCGTAGGATTGGATGTTGGCGGTGATGCCGACCTCCGCCAGTTGCGCCTTGATCAGCTCGGCGAGCCGGGTCTGCTCCGGCGACGCGTAGATCTCCAGCGTGAACGTGAAGCCGTTCGGCCGGCCGCCATCGGCGAGTTTGGCCCTTGCCTTTTGCGGATCGTGGCGGTAGCTGACCCGGGTGATGGACGGATCGTAATAGTCCCGGTACACGGGCGAGATGGGGCCGTAGGCCGGACGCGCCTGCCCGAAGTAGATCGCCGTCACGATCTGCAGGCGGTTCACGGCGTACGAGACGGCCTGCCGCAGGGCCTTGTTGTTGAACGGCGGCAGCGCGTTGTTCAGACGAATCATCGGCCACCGCGTGCCGGGGAAGATGATCGTCTTGAAGCGC
Proteins encoded in this window:
- a CDS encoding ABC transporter permease produces the protein MLRFLVRRIAVTVPMLLLLSIGIFLMLHFAPGDAVTLLLPEDMQAQQVAQDLRHQLGLDRPLYLQYETWLLHALGGDLGYSYRSRAYVAPEIAARLPVTLELTALAMGGAVAAALPLGVAAALRRNTLADGLISALASLGLAMPAFWLGLLLILFFAVDLHWLPPAGYVPPWRDLGANLRLMILPAVTLAVPYTAVVLRIVRMSVLDVARAEYVQTARAKGLREPRVVARHILRGAFIPIITVVALETGRLLGGAVVTETIFTLPGIGRLAVDSVLSRDLPILQAATLFMALALIGANFLADVLYAWADPRLKYE
- a CDS encoding DUF3830 family protein; the encoded protein is MDVELVLDGVTARVTLLEMAAPRTTKALWEALPISDRAVQVKWSGDAWRTEGDYDIGITAVENEGHVLAAGDLIYYPRMKKIGLAYGRAEWRHPDLSFALHVSVIGRVSSQLEAVVAASRRVWLEGARPLRLSRAE
- the cydB gene encoding cytochrome d ubiquinol oxidase subunit II: MAMFWFVILIVLLVAYAILDGFDLGVGVLHLAVARTDAERRTALNAIGPVWDANEVWLLGFGVGTFLAFPRAFAVGFSGFYLPLMVVLWLLMGRGVALEFRHHIADPLWQGAWDVVFSVTSLLLALFYGIAAGNVVTGVPIGADGYFQGLFGWLLNPYALVMGLFSVALLMLHGAYYLCLKADGPLGERAHRVAEPLWTVVLVLAIVLTVATFALRPELLGNYRVYPIWLLAPLAAAVCLVVTRRAHQRRRYGAAFLATSGIIAALLTATAIGAYPYLLRSQPFPERSLTVANAAAAPAGLAAATLWLLPGVFLIIVYQVVVYRVFAGKVRMDAGAHY
- a CDS encoding cytochrome ubiquinol oxidase subunit I; protein product: MTDAVIADRLQFTFTVMFHYLFPILTMGLAPLIVVLRTLHLIRGEARCGAAARFWTRIFALNFAIGVITGIPMEFQFGTNWAQFSAYAGGVIGQFLGLEGVFAFFLESTFLGIVLFGEGRVPPRLHWLATVLLAAGAWLSGLFITATNAWMQHPVGYRLAPDGTAQVASLGAMLGNPFLWWQYAHVINGAVLSAAVVMASIGAYYLLAGRHVEFGRLSVALGVGVGVVFSLTQLFPTGDMNSRNVTAYQPVKLAAMEGLFETRYGAPLAIIGMPSTTERKLLDPVFVPDALSFLAYGNLRAEVKGLNDYPEMDWPLVQITYYAYHIMVGLGTILIVALLLGVLLWWRGILFTSRWFLWVLMLLLPFPYIANEAGWVVTEVGRQPWLVYGLLRTAAGGSPTVEAGETIFTVLGFAGTYALLGVLAVFLAILLVLRGPDEPSSAAAVR
- a CDS encoding ABC transporter permease; this encodes MSDQAGFAARGGRLVERHRLAALGGGICAAAFLAALLGPALDRVSPEAVHVSVMLQPPSTAWPLGTDDLGRDILSRLLAGGRISLGVGLAATALAACGGVSAGLVSGYWGRWVDTALMRLADLLFAFPAMVLAVAIVGVLGPNLANATLAIAVVAMPRFARLVRGQVRVLREMEFIEAATATGATGIRIMRRHLLPNLLGLVTIEATLTVSFAILTEASLSFLGLGAQPPTASLGSMLRYGYPFLDQAPWIALAPGMAIMITILGLNLLGDGARDALDPRLRS